One genomic segment of Rhizobium viscosum includes these proteins:
- a CDS encoding TerC family protein encodes MQDIMTLIQDPAAWVALVTLVVMEVVLGIDNLIFISILTNKLPPEHRERARKTGIALALIMRLALLGTVAWIVQLTEPLFELFGHGFSWKDLILIAGGLFLVWKATKEIHHNVDPEDHQENFIAGATGTSFASAIGQILLLDLVFSVDSIITAVGMTPHLPIMIIAVIAAVTVMLVAATPLANFIERNPTIVMLALAFLLMIGTTLIADGMGFHVPKGYVYAAMAFSALVEMLNMLARNARRRKREGGH; translated from the coding sequence ATGCAGGATATCATGACGCTCATTCAGGACCCGGCTGCCTGGGTGGCGCTTGTCACGCTCGTGGTGATGGAAGTGGTTCTCGGGATCGACAACCTCATCTTCATCTCCATCCTCACCAACAAGCTGCCGCCTGAGCATCGAGAAAGGGCCCGCAAGACCGGTATCGCCCTTGCCCTTATCATGCGTCTCGCCCTCCTTGGCACCGTCGCCTGGATCGTCCAGCTCACCGAACCTCTCTTCGAGCTTTTCGGTCACGGCTTCTCCTGGAAGGACCTGATTCTGATTGCCGGCGGCCTCTTCCTCGTCTGGAAGGCTACCAAGGAAATTCACCACAATGTCGATCCGGAGGATCATCAGGAGAATTTCATTGCAGGCGCGACTGGCACGAGCTTTGCCTCGGCGATCGGCCAGATCCTGCTGCTCGACCTCGTCTTCTCGGTGGACAGCATCATCACCGCCGTCGGCATGACCCCGCATCTGCCGATCATGATCATCGCCGTCATCGCCGCCGTCACGGTCATGCTCGTCGCAGCAACACCGCTCGCCAACTTCATCGAGCGTAACCCGACGATCGTCATGCTGGCGCTCGCCTTCCTGCTGATGATCGGCACGACGCTGATCGCCGACGGCATGGGCTTCCACGTGCCGAAGGGCTACGTCTACGCCGCCATGGCCTTCTCGGCCCTCGTCGAGATGCTGAATATGCTGGCGAGGAACGCGCGCCGGCGAAAGCGTGAAGGCGGCCACTAA
- the gltX gene encoding glutamate--tRNA ligase — protein sequence MTASGVRVRIAPSPTGEPHVGTAYIALFNYLFAKKHGGEFILRIEDTDATRSTPEFETKVLDALKWCGLEWKEGPDIGGPYGPYRQSDRKDMYQPYAQELLDKGHAFRCFCTPERLEQMRESQRAAGKPPKYDGLCLTLKAEEVTSRMAAGETTVIRMKIPTEGSCDFTDGVYGDVSIPWDSVDMQVLIKADGMPTYHMANVIDDHLMKITHVARGEEWLASVPKHILLYRYFGWDQPVFMHLSLMRNADKSKLSKRKNPTSISYYSALGYIPEALMNFLGLFFIQISEGEELLTMDELSEKFDPENLSKAGAIFDIQKLDWLNGRWIREKLSEEDFRARVLTWAMENDRLMAGLRLSQTRISKLGELPDLAGFLLKSDLGLQPSDFAKIKSPPEEILEILNTVQPDLEKIMEWNVETIEAELRAIADRMGKKLKVVVAPLFVAVSGSSRSLPLFDSMAILGRSVVRQRLKLASQAVAALVGSK from the coding sequence ATGACAGCTTCCGGCGTCCGCGTCCGCATCGCTCCCTCGCCGACTGGCGAGCCGCATGTCGGCACCGCTTACATCGCTCTCTTCAACTATCTCTTTGCCAAGAAGCACGGCGGCGAGTTCATCCTGCGCATCGAAGATACCGATGCGACACGATCGACCCCGGAATTCGAGACCAAGGTGCTGGATGCGCTGAAATGGTGTGGGCTGGAATGGAAGGAAGGCCCCGATATCGGCGGCCCCTATGGCCCCTATCGCCAGTCCGACCGCAAGGACATGTACCAGCCCTACGCCCAGGAACTGCTGGACAAGGGCCATGCCTTCCGCTGTTTCTGCACGCCCGAGCGGCTTGAGCAGATGCGCGAGAGCCAGCGCGCCGCCGGCAAGCCGCCGAAATACGATGGTCTTTGCCTGACGCTTAAGGCCGAGGAAGTCACCTCGCGCATGGCAGCCGGCGAAACCACCGTCATCCGCATGAAAATCCCGACCGAGGGCTCGTGCGACTTCACCGACGGCGTCTATGGCGACGTGTCGATCCCGTGGGATTCCGTCGACATGCAGGTCCTGATCAAGGCTGACGGCATGCCGACCTATCATATGGCCAACGTCATCGACGACCATCTGATGAAGATCACCCATGTCGCGCGCGGCGAAGAGTGGCTGGCATCCGTGCCGAAGCACATTCTGCTCTATCGCTATTTCGGCTGGGACCAGCCGGTGTTCATGCATCTGTCGCTGATGCGAAATGCAGACAAGTCGAAGCTGTCGAAGCGCAAGAACCCGACCTCCATCTCCTATTATTCCGCGCTCGGCTATATCCCCGAAGCGCTGATGAATTTCCTCGGCCTGTTCTTCATCCAGATCTCCGAAGGCGAAGAACTGCTGACGATGGACGAACTCTCTGAAAAGTTCGACCCGGAAAACCTTTCCAAGGCCGGCGCGATCTTTGACATCCAGAAACTCGACTGGCTGAACGGCCGCTGGATCCGCGAAAAGCTGTCGGAAGAGGACTTCCGCGCCCGCGTGCTGACATGGGCGATGGAAAACGATCGCCTTATGGCGGGCTTGCGCCTGTCGCAGACGCGCATTTCCAAGCTCGGCGAACTGCCCGATCTCGCAGGCTTCCTGCTGAAGTCCGATCTCGGCCTGCAGCCGTCCGATTTCGCCAAGATCAAGTCGCCGCCGGAAGAGATCCTCGAGATCCTCAACACCGTTCAGCCGGATCTCGAAAAGATCATGGAATGGAATGTCGAGACGATCGAAGCCGAATTGCGTGCCATCGCCGACCGCATGGGCAAGAAACTGAAGGTCGTAGTAGCCCCGCTCTTCGTTGCCGTCTCCGGCTCGTCGCGCTCGCTGCCGCTCTTCGATTCCATGGCGATCCTCGGCCGTTCGGTCGTGCGCCAGCGCCTGAAGCTCGCCTCGCAGGCGGTCGCCGCCCTCGTCGGCTCGAAGTAA
- a CDS encoding HlyD family secretion protein, which translates to MSTNQKSNVARIVSENAGAEEVKAEAAAPAEAPKAEAPQTAPAQSAPAVAPAPSAPKKRRSFVLPVIVLAFLAGAGWYGYDWWTNGRFMVSTDDAYIEGDIATISPKVTGYVAKVNVVANQEVKAGDVLATLDKGDYQNALDQANAQIETEQLSLSRIDAQIEGAKASLVQAQAQKTALEATVRGAEIKQKRQSDLQAKSVGTTADLDDANTALDQAKANLAGGDANIVFAQANITILEAQRKEAEGSVRTMEIQRDKAARDLSFTILKAPYDGVVGNRSVQEGDLVSPGQRLMALVPTHQLYIDANFKETQIQHLVPGSKVNVHVDAYSDYPVVGTVESIAPASGSVFSMLPPENATGNFTKIIQRVPVRIALPQDALDSGRLRAGLSVVVDVDTRTAPVK; encoded by the coding sequence ATGTCGACAAACCAGAAAAGCAATGTCGCGCGCATCGTCAGCGAAAATGCCGGCGCCGAAGAGGTGAAAGCGGAAGCTGCAGCTCCCGCCGAAGCTCCGAAGGCCGAGGCACCGCAGACGGCTCCCGCGCAGTCTGCGCCTGCTGTCGCACCGGCTCCGTCTGCCCCGAAGAAGCGCCGCAGCTTCGTGCTGCCCGTCATCGTGCTCGCTTTTCTCGCCGGCGCCGGCTGGTATGGCTACGACTGGTGGACGAATGGCCGCTTCATGGTGTCGACCGACGATGCCTATATCGAGGGCGATATCGCGACGATCTCGCCGAAGGTCACCGGCTATGTCGCGAAGGTGAATGTTGTCGCCAACCAGGAAGTCAAGGCAGGCGATGTCCTCGCCACCCTTGATAAAGGCGACTACCAGAACGCCCTCGATCAGGCAAATGCCCAGATCGAAACCGAGCAACTGTCGCTCAGCCGCATCGACGCGCAGATCGAAGGCGCCAAGGCGAGCCTCGTGCAGGCTCAGGCCCAGAAGACTGCCCTCGAAGCCACTGTGCGCGGCGCGGAGATCAAGCAGAAGCGTCAGAGCGATCTGCAGGCGAAGTCGGTCGGCACCACCGCAGATCTCGATGATGCGAATACGGCTCTCGATCAGGCGAAGGCAAATCTTGCCGGTGGCGATGCCAACATCGTTTTCGCGCAGGCCAACATCACGATCCTCGAGGCTCAGCGCAAGGAAGCGGAAGGCTCTGTCCGCACGATGGAAATCCAGCGCGACAAGGCCGCCCGCGATCTCTCCTTCACCATTCTGAAGGCACCTTATGACGGCGTGGTCGGCAACCGTTCGGTTCAGGAAGGCGATCTCGTTTCGCCCGGTCAGCGGCTGATGGCGCTGGTGCCGACGCACCAGCTCTATATCGACGCCAACTTCAAGGAAACGCAGATCCAGCATCTGGTTCCGGGTTCGAAGGTCAACGTCCATGTCGATGCCTACAGCGACTATCCTGTCGTCGGCACTGTCGAATCCATCGCGCCTGCCTCTGGATCGGTCTTCTCGATGCTGCCGCCGGAGAATGCGACAGGTAACTTCACCAAGATCATCCAGCGGGTGCCGGTTCGCATCGCCCTGCCGCAGGATGCGCTTGATAGCGGTCGCCTGCGCGCCGGTCTCAGCGTTGTCGTCGACGTCGACACCCGCACAGCACCGGTGAAGTAA
- a CDS encoding ABC transporter substrate-binding protein encodes MKHLLKSCTAALASLSFATQVVAAEPLKELGKGEGAVSIVAWAGYIERGETDKNYDWVTDFEKETGCKVSVKTAATSDEMVALMNEGGFDLVTASGDASLRLVAGKRVQPINTDLIPSFKTVDERLQNAPWNTVNGVHYGVPYLWGPNVLMYNTDTFKDKAPTSWNIVFDEQNLPDGKSNKGRVQAYDGPIYIADAALYLMAHKPDLGIKDPYELNEDQYKAALDLLRGQRKIVSRYWHDAMIQVDDFKNEGVVASGSWPFQVNLLQADKQKIASTFPEEGVTGWADTTMLHTDSEHPNCAYMWMEHSLKAKVQGDAAAWFGAVPSVPAACKGNELLTDAGCNTNGYDHFDKIKFWKTPVAKCASESECVPYHRWVSDYIGVIGGR; translated from the coding sequence ATGAAGCATCTTCTGAAATCGTGCACTGCTGCGCTCGCAAGTCTGAGCTTCGCGACGCAGGTTGTCGCTGCCGAACCGCTGAAGGAATTGGGCAAGGGGGAAGGCGCCGTCAGTATCGTCGCCTGGGCCGGTTATATCGAGCGCGGTGAAACCGACAAGAATTACGACTGGGTCACCGACTTCGAGAAGGAAACCGGCTGCAAGGTTTCCGTAAAGACCGCCGCCACCTCGGATGAAATGGTCGCCCTGATGAACGAAGGTGGCTTCGACCTCGTCACCGCCTCGGGTGACGCGTCGCTGCGTCTCGTTGCCGGCAAGCGTGTCCAGCCGATCAACACCGACCTCATCCCGAGCTTCAAGACTGTCGACGAGCGCCTGCAGAATGCGCCCTGGAATACGGTGAACGGCGTCCACTACGGGGTCCCCTATCTCTGGGGACCGAACGTGCTGATGTATAATACCGATACCTTCAAGGATAAGGCGCCGACGAGTTGGAACATCGTCTTCGACGAACAGAACCTTCCTGATGGTAAGTCCAACAAGGGCCGAGTGCAGGCCTATGACGGCCCGATCTACATCGCCGATGCTGCTCTGTATCTCATGGCGCACAAGCCCGATCTCGGCATCAAGGATCCCTATGAGCTCAACGAGGACCAGTACAAGGCCGCTCTCGACCTGCTGCGCGGCCAGCGCAAGATCGTCTCGCGCTACTGGCACGATGCGATGATCCAGGTCGACGACTTCAAGAACGAAGGTGTCGTCGCCTCCGGTTCCTGGCCGTTCCAGGTCAATCTGCTGCAGGCCGACAAGCAGAAGATCGCCTCCACCTTCCCCGAGGAAGGCGTCACCGGCTGGGCCGACACGACCATGCTGCATACTGACAGCGAACATCCGAACTGCGCCTATATGTGGATGGAACATTCCCTCAAGGCCAAAGTCCAGGGTGATGCCGCCGCCTGGTTCGGCGCCGTGCCCTCCGTTCCGGCCGCCTGCAAGGGCAATGAACTGCTGACCGACGCCGGCTGCAACACCAACGGCTACGATCACTTCGACAAGATCAAGTTCTGGAAGACGCCGGTCGCCAAATGCGCCAGCGAGAGCGAATGCGTGCCCTATCATCGCTGGGTATCGGATTATATCGGCGTGATCGGCGGGCGGTAA
- a CDS encoding LysR family transcriptional regulator — protein MAFTLRQIQYFVAVAEQGSVTRAAQNLSISQSSITEALKELENDLGVVLFERHPRGLSITHNGHQFLRHATKILATVSDARTSFSGQENIPSGTLNIGVTSLVAGYVLSDLLARYRRACPGVEVSAIEDNGSYLEHLLIGGELDVAVMVISNLRDRMALQAEILETSPYRLWLPMGHPLVSADIISIADIAREPLIMLTVDEIEENTGKLLTALGARPHVAFRTRSVEAVRSLVATGAGVALLPDLVYRPWSLEGDRIESRDVSGALPVVQVGMVWRKGSSLPQAARDFVAIAENMRSGRSR, from the coding sequence ATGGCCTTCACGCTTCGCCAGATTCAATATTTCGTCGCCGTTGCCGAACAGGGCTCGGTCACGCGCGCCGCTCAGAACCTGTCGATCTCCCAATCCTCGATAACGGAGGCGCTGAAGGAACTCGAAAACGACCTTGGCGTCGTATTGTTCGAGCGTCATCCACGCGGGCTCTCGATCACCCACAACGGCCACCAGTTCCTGCGTCACGCCACGAAAATCCTGGCAACCGTCTCCGACGCCCGCACCAGCTTTTCCGGCCAGGAAAACATACCCTCCGGCACGCTCAATATCGGCGTCACCTCGCTCGTTGCAGGCTATGTGCTCTCGGACCTGCTGGCCCGCTATCGCCGCGCCTGCCCAGGTGTGGAGGTCAGCGCCATCGAGGACAATGGCAGTTACCTCGAACACCTGCTGATTGGCGGCGAGCTGGATGTCGCCGTCATGGTGATTTCAAATCTGCGTGATCGCATGGCCCTGCAGGCCGAAATCCTGGAAACCTCCCCCTATCGCCTCTGGCTGCCGATGGGACATCCGCTGGTTTCTGCGGATATCATTTCCATCGCCGATATCGCCCGCGAGCCTCTGATCATGCTGACGGTGGATGAAATCGAGGAGAATACCGGCAAACTGCTGACCGCACTCGGCGCCCGCCCGCATGTCGCCTTCCGCACCCGCTCTGTCGAAGCCGTGCGCAGCCTGGTTGCGACCGGCGCCGGCGTCGCGCTGCTGCCCGACCTCGTTTACCGTCCCTGGTCGCTGGAAGGCGACCGTATCGAAAGCCGCGATGTCTCCGGCGCCCTTCCTGTCGTGCAGGTCGGCATGGTCTGGCGCAAGGGCTCCAGCCTACCGCAGGCGGCACGCGATTTCGTGGCTATCGCCGAGAACATGCGATCGGGACGATCCCGCTAG
- a CDS encoding AraC family transcriptional regulator has translation MSAIGRAIWFIESHFETDISLDEIAEAAGLSRYHLSRVFGLVTGHSISGYIRARRLSGAALSLISGSSSILEVALGAGYGSHEAFTRAFRDQFGMTPEAVRQQGHIRNLALMEPIRMKTANLTDLEPPRFETLPPMLFAGLQETYAYGGNAAIPSLWQKFNQHFGHIPNQKGNVAYGICTHIDGEAERFRYMAAAEVSDADDLPDDFATLKLPAQRYAVFCHRGHVSGIPATMDLIFGNWWPTSGLEHGSMPDMFERYDDRFDPYTGMGVTEIWLPIKE, from the coding sequence ATGAGTGCCATCGGACGGGCGATATGGTTCATCGAGAGCCATTTCGAAACCGATATAAGCCTTGATGAGATCGCCGAAGCCGCCGGATTGTCGCGCTACCATCTTTCGCGCGTCTTTGGTCTGGTGACCGGCCATTCGATCAGCGGCTATATCCGCGCGCGGCGTTTGAGCGGCGCCGCGCTGTCTCTCATCTCAGGCTCATCCAGCATTCTCGAGGTTGCCCTCGGCGCAGGCTACGGCTCGCACGAGGCTTTCACCCGTGCCTTCCGCGACCAGTTCGGCATGACACCGGAAGCGGTGCGACAACAGGGGCACATTCGCAATCTCGCTTTGATGGAGCCTATAAGGATGAAAACCGCAAACCTTACCGATCTCGAACCACCGCGTTTCGAAACCCTGCCGCCGATGCTTTTTGCCGGCCTTCAGGAAACCTATGCCTATGGCGGCAATGCCGCAATCCCCTCGCTCTGGCAGAAGTTCAATCAGCATTTCGGCCATATCCCCAACCAGAAGGGCAATGTCGCCTACGGGATCTGTACCCATATCGACGGTGAGGCCGAGAGATTCCGCTATATGGCGGCGGCCGAAGTGTCCGACGCCGACGATCTGCCGGATGACTTTGCGACACTGAAGCTACCGGCCCAGCGCTACGCCGTCTTCTGCCACCGCGGTCATGTTTCCGGCATACCGGCCACGATGGACCTGATCTTCGGCAACTGGTGGCCGACTTCCGGCCTCGAACATGGCAGCATGCCCGACATGTTCGAACGCTACGATGACCGCTTCGATCCATATACGGGGATGGGTGTGACGGAAATCTGGCTGCCGATCAAGGAATAA
- the lysS gene encoding lysine--tRNA ligase → MADNKTESALSSDATEVRAQKLKLLREQIGDVYPAHFHRTMTNAELAAKYEGLEPDVETQDVVTVAGRVYSSRNSGMFMDIHDAGGKIQIFSHKDTTPEEARALLPMIDIGDIIGVTGIVRRTKRGELTINAQKIEMLTKSLLPMPEKWHGLSDIELRYRKRHLDIMTNEESKLRFQQRSKILSGIRRFMENDGFMEVETPMLHSVYGGATAEPFKTHHNTLKLDMYLRIAPELFLKRTLVSGLTDKVFEINRNFRNEGVSTRHNPEFTMMECYWAYADYEDIMDLVERLFESLALSIHGTTEFPFGDKTMSFKGPFKRVPMPDAVKEVTGIDFLAIKTDEEARAAAKAAGFEVEKDWTWGECLAFIFEEKVEQTLIQPSHVTHFPKDISPFAKEVPGEPRLVERFETYCNAWELGNAFSELNDPEEQRRRMVEQLEQAHARGEKEKQLDEEFLDAIDQGMPPAGGLGIGVDRLIMLLTNAPSIRDVILFPARRNKAD, encoded by the coding sequence ATGGCTGACAACAAGACCGAAAGCGCCCTTTCCTCCGACGCAACGGAAGTGCGCGCCCAGAAGCTGAAGCTGCTGCGCGAGCAGATCGGCGACGTCTATCCGGCGCATTTCCACCGCACGATGACCAATGCCGAACTGGCCGCGAAATACGAGGGCCTGGAACCCGACGTCGAGACACAGGATGTCGTGACCGTTGCCGGCCGTGTCTACTCGTCGCGCAACTCCGGCATGTTCATGGACATCCATGACGCCGGCGGCAAGATCCAGATTTTCAGCCACAAGGACACGACCCCGGAAGAAGCGCGCGCGCTCCTGCCGATGATCGATATCGGCGACATTATCGGTGTGACCGGCATCGTGCGCCGCACCAAGCGCGGTGAACTGACGATCAATGCCCAGAAGATCGAGATGCTCACCAAGTCGCTGCTGCCGATGCCCGAAAAGTGGCACGGCCTCTCCGATATCGAGCTGCGCTACCGCAAGCGCCATCTCGATATCATGACCAACGAGGAATCGAAGCTCCGCTTCCAGCAGCGCTCGAAGATCCTCTCCGGCATCCGTCGCTTCATGGAAAATGACGGCTTCATGGAAGTCGAAACGCCGATGCTGCATTCGGTCTACGGCGGCGCAACCGCCGAGCCGTTCAAGACGCATCACAACACGCTGAAGCTCGACATGTACCTGCGCATCGCGCCGGAACTGTTCCTGAAGCGCACGCTGGTCTCCGGCCTGACCGACAAGGTGTTCGAGATCAACCGCAACTTCCGCAACGAAGGCGTCTCCACTCGGCACAATCCGGAATTCACGATGATGGAGTGCTACTGGGCTTATGCCGATTACGAGGACATCATGGACCTCGTCGAGCGGCTGTTCGAGAGCCTGGCGCTCTCGATCCACGGCACGACCGAATTCCCCTTCGGCGACAAGACCATGTCGTTCAAGGGACCGTTCAAGCGCGTTCCGATGCCTGACGCAGTCAAGGAAGTGACCGGCATCGACTTCCTGGCAATCAAAACCGACGAGGAAGCTCGCGCCGCCGCCAAGGCTGCCGGCTTCGAAGTGGAGAAGGACTGGACCTGGGGGGAATGCCTCGCCTTCATCTTCGAAGAGAAGGTCGAGCAGACGCTGATCCAGCCCTCGCACGTTACCCACTTCCCGAAGGATATATCCCCCTTCGCCAAGGAAGTGCCGGGCGAGCCGCGCCTCGTCGAACGTTTCGAGACCTATTGCAACGCCTGGGAACTCGGCAACGCCTTCTCCGAACTCAACGATCCGGAAGAGCAGCGCCGCCGTATGGTCGAGCAGCTCGAACAGGCCCATGCCCGCGGCGAAAAGGAAAAGCAGCTCGACGAGGAATTCCTCGATGCGATCGACCAGGGCATGCCGCCCGCCGGCGGTCTCGGCATCGGCGTCGACCGCCTGATCATGCTGCTCACCAACGCACCGTCGATCCGCGACGTGATCCTCTTCCCGGCCCGCCGTAATAAGGCCGACTAA
- a CDS encoding TetR/AcrR family transcriptional regulator, protein MTLKPEDTAVLSPPNPGGRFAAGEDPAKRQQILDGARRVFLKMGFDAASMNDVTREAGVSKGTLYVYFANKEELFHAMVETERAAFVAAIRMVLAEHDDIEAGLYEFGMAFVTHMTEDKVIDAMRTVLGVRDRMPLLCQRFFKGPQNLRTIMHDFLEKHVQAGTLKIDDIDLAAGQFLDLASGSFFKLRLFGNMEGPPPRNEIERVIRGAIHVFMAAYGVRKHDPA, encoded by the coding sequence ATGACACTGAAGCCCGAGGATACCGCCGTATTGAGCCCACCCAATCCGGGAGGCCGCTTTGCTGCGGGCGAGGATCCGGCCAAGCGCCAGCAGATCCTCGACGGCGCCCGGCGCGTGTTCCTGAAAATGGGCTTCGATGCGGCCAGCATGAATGATGTGACCCGCGAGGCCGGCGTTTCCAAGGGAACGCTCTATGTCTACTTCGCCAACAAGGAAGAACTCTTCCATGCGATGGTCGAGACCGAGCGCGCTGCCTTCGTCGCGGCCATACGCATGGTCCTTGCCGAACATGATGATATCGAAGCCGGCCTGTACGAATTCGGGATGGCCTTCGTCACTCATATGACGGAGGACAAGGTCATTGACGCGATGCGCACCGTGCTCGGCGTGCGCGACCGGATGCCGCTTCTCTGTCAGCGGTTCTTCAAGGGGCCGCAGAACCTGCGCACCATCATGCACGACTTCCTGGAGAAGCATGTTCAGGCCGGCACATTGAAGATTGACGATATCGATCTCGCCGCCGGCCAGTTCCTCGACCTCGCAAGCGGCAGCTTCTTCAAGCTGCGTCTCTTCGGCAACATGGAAGGCCCGCCGCCGCGCAACGAGATCGAACGCGTCATCCGCGGCGCGATCCATGTCTTCATGGCTGCCTACGGCGTGCGCAAGCACGACCCCGCCTGA